The Bifidobacterium eulemuris genome includes a window with the following:
- a CDS encoding carbohydrate ABC transporter permease, whose product MAKRQSSQRGPRLMNDKTRKRIEIGVLSAPALIMFFTFVILPVFLAAYYGFYKWKGYGTPSVNGEFVGLNNYKIILTDPSFQEALGHTLFVVVASLVIQGPLAILFALLLNQKFKGRALIRTLIFVPYVVSEVIVGTGWSLMLQSTGAVNALLEKIGIDGADWISDPNIAIWTLMFIISWKYIGFAVILMIAGMQAIPEELYEAARVDGAGFWRMQWSITLPLLGPTIRIWAFMSIIGSLQLFDLVYIIWGQYVSSTAGTSTMATYMVREGRLANNYGYGSAVAVVIFFISLVIALTYQRFVLNRDLDGALTDAKDKKRRERRAQKEAAKLAKKSVRPIAMSSEVA is encoded by the coding sequence ATGGCAAAGAGGCAGTCGAGCCAACGCGGACCGCGGCTGATGAACGATAAGACGAGGAAGCGGATCGAGATAGGGGTGCTCTCCGCCCCCGCGCTGATCATGTTCTTCACCTTCGTGATTCTGCCGGTGTTTCTGGCGGCGTACTATGGCTTCTACAAATGGAAGGGATACGGCACGCCGAGCGTGAACGGTGAGTTCGTAGGCCTGAACAACTACAAGATCATCCTCACGGATCCCAGTTTCCAGGAAGCTCTTGGACATACCCTTTTCGTCGTGGTCGCGTCGTTGGTCATCCAGGGGCCGCTGGCCATCCTGTTCGCCCTGCTGCTGAACCAGAAGTTCAAAGGGCGCGCGCTTATCCGAACGCTGATCTTCGTTCCGTATGTCGTTTCCGAGGTCATCGTCGGTACGGGCTGGAGCCTGATGCTGCAAAGCACCGGCGCCGTCAACGCGTTGCTGGAAAAAATCGGTATCGACGGCGCCGATTGGATATCCGATCCCAACATCGCCATCTGGACATTGATGTTCATCATCTCGTGGAAATACATCGGATTCGCCGTGATCCTCATGATCGCCGGCATGCAGGCGATTCCCGAAGAGCTGTACGAGGCGGCGCGCGTCGACGGAGCCGGATTCTGGCGCATGCAGTGGAGCATCACGCTTCCGTTGCTTGGCCCGACCATCAGGATCTGGGCGTTCATGTCGATCATCGGTTCGCTGCAGCTGTTCGACCTGGTCTATATCATCTGGGGACAGTACGTATCGTCCACCGCGGGCACTTCCACGATGGCCACCTATATGGTGCGTGAGGGACGCCTCGCCAATAACTACGGCTATGGTTCGGCCGTCGCCGTGGTCATCTTCTTTATTTCGTTGGTCATCGCCCTGACCTATCAGCGTTTCGTTCTGAATCGTGACCTCGATGGCGCGCTCACCGACGCCAAAGACAAGAAGCGTCGCGAGCGGCGCGCCCAGAAGGAAGCGGCGAAGCTTGCGAAGAAGTCGGTTCGTCCGATCGCAATGAGCAGTGAGGTGGCATGA
- a CDS encoding LacI family DNA-binding transcriptional regulator, with the protein MSATSPNQVSKRVQLSDIAAQTGVSLATVSKVLNGRADVSAKTRAKVTEALQSNGYTRRHAAIKQQRLIEVVFEDVETVWALEVLRGVLAEAKQHDLSVTVTEGGTKQHPDPSWLDGMLRRQPLGAILVFSNLSKTERTKLKARNIPFVVFDPSGDPSADSLSVQADNWTGGVIATRHLLSLGHTHIGIVTGPDYMMCSRARLDGYSSALAEKGISVDPALVTEGDFTTPSGYAQAMAMLENPDTRPTAIFAGNDLQAMGVYEAARQLGLRIPEDLSVVGFDDVQTAAFMGPALTTVRQPLQEMAGVATRMLIQATQGETPSSVILPTSLIVRNSTRALNG; encoded by the coding sequence ATGAGCGCTACCTCACCGAATCAGGTCAGCAAACGCGTGCAATTGTCCGATATCGCCGCTCAGACAGGAGTCTCCTTGGCGACCGTTTCCAAAGTGCTCAACGGCAGAGCTGACGTCTCTGCGAAAACAAGAGCGAAAGTCACCGAAGCTTTGCAGTCCAACGGATACACCCGACGTCACGCAGCCATCAAACAGCAACGGCTAATTGAGGTGGTGTTCGAAGACGTTGAAACGGTCTGGGCCCTGGAAGTCCTCCGAGGTGTTCTCGCCGAGGCCAAACAACATGATCTCAGCGTCACTGTCACCGAAGGCGGCACCAAACAACACCCCGACCCCTCATGGCTCGACGGCATGCTTCGCCGCCAACCGCTTGGCGCAATCCTTGTGTTCTCCAATCTGTCCAAAACGGAACGCACCAAACTCAAGGCCCGCAACATCCCCTTCGTGGTGTTTGATCCTTCCGGAGATCCTTCCGCCGACAGTCTGTCGGTGCAGGCCGACAACTGGACCGGCGGCGTCATCGCAACACGCCATCTGCTTTCTTTGGGACATACCCACATCGGCATCGTCACTGGACCGGATTACATGATGTGCTCGCGCGCACGTCTGGATGGATACTCGTCCGCACTGGCGGAGAAAGGCATATCCGTGGATCCGGCACTGGTCACCGAGGGTGATTTCACCACTCCCAGCGGATACGCGCAAGCCATGGCAATGCTTGAGAACCCCGACACCCGCCCCACCGCCATATTCGCAGGCAACGATCTTCAGGCCATGGGCGTCTATGAGGCGGCACGGCAACTCGGATTGCGCATTCCAGAGGATCTTTCCGTCGTCGGGTTCGATGACGTGCAGACCGCCGCGTTCATGGGCCCCGCGCTCACCACCGTCCGCCAACCGCTACAAGAGATGGCAGGTGTCGCCACGCGCATGCTGATACAAGCCACACAGGGAGAAACACCGTCAAGCGTGATCCTGCCCACCAGTCTGATCGTCCGCAACAGCACGCGGGCGCTGAACGGCTGA
- a CDS encoding ABC transporter substrate-binding protein, which yields MKLKSIAAAALAVTTLVSVAACGSASDTNADGQVEIVMWHNSTTGDGKQFWEDAAAAFEEENPNVTIKIEAIQNEDMDGKLQTALQDPDSAPDIFLARGGQKLRDVVEAGQAMDLTDKISDTVKTQMATALDADTIDGKIYGIPQSVLPGGMWYSKDLFAQAGITETPTTWDEFKTVVQKLKDAGITPIAVGGKDAWPAAHWWYWFALRECSAETFEQAQSDKDFSDKCWTRTGDDVQELIDLDAFNEGYLTTPAQQGASSSAGLLANHMAAMELMGGWEPGVVRDLTPDQTDMEDLGYFAFPTIDGGEGDESAIMGGSDGMSVGAWAPDEAVDFLNFVSEKEWQEKYAEAFSTIPASVEAQEVVTNEALKQVLDVYNNASSVSMWLDTVFGQNIGNALNEGVVNMMAGQGTAEDIVKGVEDAAAKG from the coding sequence ATGAAGCTCAAGTCCATTGCCGCTGCGGCTCTTGCTGTGACGACGCTGGTAAGCGTCGCCGCCTGCGGCAGCGCATCCGATACGAACGCCGACGGTCAAGTCGAAATCGTGATGTGGCATAATTCGACCACAGGCGATGGCAAGCAGTTCTGGGAGGACGCCGCTGCGGCCTTCGAGGAGGAGAATCCTAACGTCACCATCAAAATCGAAGCCATCCAGAATGAGGATATGGACGGCAAGCTGCAAACCGCTTTGCAGGATCCCGACTCCGCTCCCGATATCTTCCTCGCCCGCGGCGGGCAGAAGCTTCGGGATGTTGTGGAGGCCGGACAGGCTATGGATCTGACCGATAAGATTTCGGACACGGTGAAGACTCAGATGGCGACCGCTCTTGATGCCGATACCATTGATGGCAAGATCTACGGCATTCCGCAATCCGTGCTTCCCGGTGGTATGTGGTATTCCAAGGATCTGTTCGCCCAGGCCGGCATCACCGAAACCCCGACCACGTGGGACGAGTTCAAAACCGTCGTGCAGAAGCTCAAGGATGCCGGCATCACACCGATCGCCGTCGGCGGCAAGGACGCATGGCCGGCCGCCCACTGGTGGTACTGGTTCGCTTTGCGCGAATGCTCGGCTGAGACTTTCGAACAGGCCCAGTCCGACAAGGACTTCAGCGACAAATGCTGGACTCGTACCGGCGATGACGTGCAGGAGCTGATCGATCTCGATGCGTTCAATGAGGGATATCTGACCACTCCGGCGCAGCAAGGCGCGAGCTCATCAGCCGGTCTGCTCGCCAATCACATGGCCGCCATGGAACTCATGGGTGGTTGGGAGCCTGGTGTGGTTCGTGATCTCACCCCCGACCAGACCGATATGGAAGACCTCGGCTACTTCGCCTTCCCGACCATTGACGGAGGCGAAGGCGACGAGAGCGCGATCATGGGCGGCTCGGACGGTATGTCAGTCGGCGCCTGGGCCCCGGACGAGGCCGTCGACTTCCTCAACTTCGTCTCCGAAAAGGAATGGCAGGAGAAGTACGCGGAGGCGTTCTCCACCATCCCCGCCTCCGTGGAAGCGCAGGAAGTGGTGACGAACGAGGCGCTGAAGCAGGTGCTTGATGTCTACAACAACGCTTCGTCCGTCTCGATGTGGCTGGACACCGTGTTCGGGCAGAACATCGGCAACGCGCTCAACGAAGGCGTCGTCAACATGATGGCCGGACAGGGCACCGCCGAAGACATCGTCAAGGGCGTCGAGGACGCGGCCGCCAAGGGCTGA